From the genome of Segatella hominis, one region includes:
- a CDS encoding ATPase translates to MLYLIADSGSTKTDWNLVETDGRVLITCQSQGLNPYHLHEDEILRILDEDVKVPLSNKIGEALAGPLMVFFYGSGITDAMKPKMEALLHTSFPGASCIAESDMLGAARALLGREQGVAVILGTGSNSCFYDGVNIVRGVPPLGYILGDEGSGTAIGKAFLRLILREPVMAAVKERFFAWAGMDYAGIIDRVYRQPLANRFLASISTFVGELLQSKADAKVGLTDEEYKLLKEMLVQVYRDFVSHILCSYSLAEDAVGFVGSIAFYFQKFILAAMEETGMKMGVIMRSPMEGLIRYHSSNSPKS, encoded by the coding sequence ATGTTGTATTTGATAGCTGATAGTGGCAGTACAAAAACTGATTGGAACTTGGTGGAAACTGATGGTCGTGTTCTGATAACCTGCCAGTCGCAGGGATTGAATCCTTATCATCTTCATGAGGATGAGATTCTCCGAATTTTGGATGAGGATGTGAAAGTTCCTCTTTCAAATAAAATAGGTGAAGCATTGGCAGGTCCGCTGATGGTCTTTTTCTATGGTAGCGGAATTACTGATGCCATGAAACCGAAGATGGAGGCATTGCTTCATACTTCTTTTCCTGGAGCATCTTGTATAGCGGAGAGTGATATGTTGGGTGCTGCCCGTGCTTTGTTGGGCAGAGAGCAAGGTGTGGCTGTCATCTTGGGAACGGGTTCCAACAGCTGTTTCTATGATGGAGTAAATATTGTTCGGGGAGTTCCTCCGTTGGGTTATATCCTGGGTGATGAGGGTAGTGGTACTGCAATAGGAAAGGCTTTCCTCAGATTGATTTTGCGTGAACCTGTCATGGCTGCTGTAAAGGAAAGATTCTTTGCGTGGGCAGGTATGGACTATGCTGGTATTATTGATAGGGTTTATCGACAACCTTTAGCTAATCGTTTCCTGGCTTCCATCTCTACGTTTGTCGGTGAATTACTTCAAAGTAAGGCTGATGCTAAGGTTGGATTAACGGATGAGGAGTATAAACTCTTGAAAGAGATGTTGGTTCAGGTGTATCGTGATTTTGTTTCTCATATTTTATGTTCTTATTCCTTGGCAGAAGATGCTGTTGGATTTGTAGGCAGTATTGCTTTCTATTTTCAGAAGTTTATCTTGGCTGCAATGGAAGAAACTGGAATGAAAATGGGAGTAATTATGAGGTCTCCTATGGAAGGTTTGATTCGCTATCATTCGTCTAATTCCCCAAAAAGTTGA
- a CDS encoding SusC/RagA family TonB-linked outer membrane protein, whose protein sequence is MRKTSQHFSQSPVLCKVALVAIMLAFQALLGIGAGVLNAQTVKGSVISGSDNEPLIGASVMVQGTKTGVVTDLDGNFTIEAKNGQTLEVSYLGFITQKVKVTGSVINVTLNEDKQSLDEVVVVGYGVQKKKLVTGANINVKGDDIAKLNTSNPLQALQGQTPGMSIISTSGQPGSGLKVNIRGMGTVSGSDPLYIIDGVRGDIASLNPADIESIDVLKDAASAAIYGSQSANGVVLITTKGGKEGRAVVSFDGYVGWQNKPRSIDMLNAREYMTILDEAAINSGKNAYDWSKYKSIYDANGDLIDTDWVDQMFVKNAKTSSYNIGVNGGSKTANYAMTLGYMNQEGIVGGKDVSNYERYNFRVNSDWKVKDWLKVGEQISFIYTQNTGISVGNAYNNSLRSAFNTSPLSPVYSDNNKYDSPFNDTSNSDWYNADGNPYGLMMTNNNNQTNAARFTGNVYAEIEPIKNLKYRTVVGYEYYASDYRSFTPLYQFSIYSYNTANRTSVNQNMGHNWQLTWTNTLSYDFKVKEHSFTALAGMESWRFDGVGVSASNATLKSGFADWNHAYVSNGTAATATDGLGASGAPSLSQRMVSYFGRVSWNWKETYMATATLRADASSKFARGNRWGYFPSVSAGWIVTNEKWVKPLLKVLDYAKVRASWGQVGNQNIGDLMFISPISTSGAYYNFGTALGADGQSNYYGAYESRLSNENVKWETSEQLDFGLDLRLLGKLNINIDWYKKTTKDWLLVKPIPGTAGTGAPYFNGGDVENTGIEIGMGWSDNIGRDFNYYVNVNGAYNKNKVGSIPTSDGIIHGTDGNGQLYDNSTEFYRCSNDEPIGYFWGYKTAGIFQNQKEIDEWVAAGNGVLQGSSVKPGDVKYYDVNHDGTINDADKVNLGNGMPDFTYGFSFGFDYKGLDFSVTANGSVGNDIVQSYRNVGAKTANYTSAILQRWTGEGTSNKYPRVTETNVNYQFSDLFIQDGDFLRISNITLGYDFAKLLHQKFVSQARLYFQVQNAFTFTKYDGMDPEIGYGVNSWASGVDLGYYPRPRTFMVGLNLKF, encoded by the coding sequence ATGAGAAAAACATCTCAACATTTCTCGCAGAGTCCAGTGCTCTGTAAAGTTGCTCTGGTAGCCATCATGTTGGCTTTCCAGGCACTGTTAGGAATCGGAGCGGGTGTCCTCAATGCTCAGACGGTGAAGGGATCTGTTATCTCTGGCAGTGACAATGAACCATTGATTGGTGCAAGTGTCATGGTGCAGGGTACAAAGACGGGTGTCGTTACTGACCTGGATGGTAACTTTACCATTGAAGCAAAGAATGGACAAACACTCGAAGTTTCTTACCTGGGCTTTATCACCCAAAAGGTGAAGGTCACAGGTTCTGTAATCAACGTAACCTTGAATGAGGATAAGCAATCTCTTGATGAGGTCGTCGTCGTGGGTTATGGTGTTCAGAAGAAAAAGCTGGTGACGGGTGCCAATATCAACGTGAAGGGTGATGACATCGCCAAGTTGAACACTTCCAATCCGCTTCAGGCGCTCCAGGGACAGACTCCTGGTATGAGCATCATTTCTACATCCGGTCAGCCGGGTTCCGGTTTGAAGGTAAACATCCGTGGTATGGGCACCGTGAGTGGTTCTGATCCGCTTTACATCATTGATGGTGTACGTGGTGACATCGCTTCTCTGAATCCTGCCGATATCGAAAGCATTGATGTGCTGAAGGATGCGGCATCGGCTGCCATCTATGGTTCGCAGTCGGCCAATGGTGTGGTTCTGATTACTACCAAGGGTGGTAAGGAAGGCCGTGCCGTGGTTAGCTTCGACGGCTATGTGGGTTGGCAGAACAAGCCACGCAGCATTGATATGCTCAATGCCAGGGAGTATATGACTATTCTGGATGAGGCTGCCATCAACTCGGGTAAGAACGCCTACGACTGGAGCAAATACAAGAGTATCTATGATGCCAATGGCGATTTGATTGATACCGACTGGGTAGATCAGATGTTTGTGAAGAATGCCAAGACTTCTTCTTATAATATAGGTGTAAATGGCGGTAGCAAGACAGCTAATTATGCCATGACGCTGGGTTATATGAACCAGGAGGGTATTGTTGGCGGCAAGGACGTCAGCAATTATGAACGTTACAACTTCCGTGTCAATTCCGACTGGAAGGTGAAGGACTGGTTGAAGGTGGGTGAGCAGATCAGTTTCATCTATACCCAGAATACGGGTATCAGTGTGGGCAATGCTTACAACAACTCTCTGCGCAGTGCCTTCAATACCTCTCCATTGTCGCCTGTATATAGCGACAACAACAAGTATGATTCTCCTTTTAATGATACCAGCAACAGCGACTGGTATAATGCCGATGGCAACCCATACGGCTTGATGATGACGAACAATAACAATCAGACGAATGCAGCCCGTTTCACCGGTAATGTGTATGCGGAGATTGAGCCTATCAAGAACTTGAAGTATCGCACCGTAGTAGGTTACGAATATTATGCAAGCGATTACCGTTCGTTTACTCCTCTCTATCAGTTCTCTATCTATAGTTACAACACAGCCAACCGTACCAGTGTGAACCAGAATATGGGACATAACTGGCAGTTGACCTGGACCAACACCCTGTCTTACGACTTCAAGGTGAAGGAGCATAGCTTCACAGCCTTGGCAGGTATGGAATCCTGGCGCTTTGATGGCGTAGGCGTAAGTGCATCCAATGCCACCCTGAAGAGTGGCTTTGCCGACTGGAACCATGCTTATGTAAGCAATGGTACTGCTGCCACCGCTACCGATGGTCTGGGTGCCAGCGGTGCTCCTTCTCTGTCACAGCGCATGGTGAGCTACTTTGGTCGTGTAAGCTGGAACTGGAAGGAAACCTATATGGCAACAGCTACCCTGCGTGCCGATGCTTCTTCTAAGTTTGCCCGTGGCAACCGCTGGGGCTACTTCCCTTCTGTTTCTGCCGGTTGGATTGTAACCAATGAAAAATGGGTGAAGCCTCTGCTCAAGGTACTTGATTATGCCAAGGTGCGTGCAAGCTGGGGACAGGTTGGTAACCAGAATATTGGCGACCTGATGTTTATTTCTCCTATCTCAACATCGGGTGCTTACTATAACTTCGGTACGGCTTTGGGTGCTGACGGACAGTCAAATTACTATGGTGCTTACGAAAGCCGTCTGTCTAACGAGAATGTGAAGTGGGAAACTTCAGAGCAGTTGGACTTCGGTTTGGATCTGCGCCTCCTGGGCAAGTTGAATATCAACATCGACTGGTATAAGAAGACCACCAAAGACTGGTTGCTGGTTAAGCCTATCCCAGGCACAGCCGGTACGGGAGCCCCTTATTTCAATGGAGGTGACGTAGAGAATACCGGTATAGAAATCGGTATGGGCTGGAGCGACAACATCGGTAGAGATTTCAACTACTATGTGAATGTCAACGGCGCCTATAATAAGAATAAGGTGGGAAGCATCCCTACATCAGATGGTATCATTCATGGTACCGATGGTAATGGTCAGCTCTATGATAACTCTACCGAGTTCTACCGTTGCAGCAATGACGAACCAATCGGTTATTTCTGGGGTTACAAGACCGCTGGTATCTTCCAGAACCAGAAAGAAATCGACGAGTGGGTAGCAGCAGGCAATGGCGTACTTCAGGGATCTTCTGTAAAACCAGGCGATGTGAAGTATTACGATGTCAACCACGATGGTACCATCAATGATGCCGACAAGGTAAACCTGGGCAATGGTATGCCAGACTTTACCTATGGTTTCTCATTCGGTTTCGACTACAAGGGACTCGACTTCTCTGTAACCGCCAACGGTTCTGTAGGCAACGACATCGTTCAGAGCTACCGCAATGTAGGTGCCAAGACAGCCAACTACACTTCAGCCATCCTGCAGCGCTGGACAGGTGAGGGAACATCCAACAAATATCCACGTGTGACAGAGACCAATGTGAACTATCAGTTCTCCGACCTCTTTATCCAGGATGGTGACTTCCTGAGAATCAGCAACATCACCTTAGGTTATGACTTTGCTAAGCTTCTGCATCAGAAGTTCGTATCTCAGGCCCGTTTGTACTTCCAGGTTCAGAATGCGTTTACCTTTACCAAGTATGACGGCATGGATCCAGAAATCGGTTATGGTGTCAACAGTTGGGCATCAGGCGTAGATTTGGGTTACTATCCACGTCCACGTACCTTCATGGTAGGTTTGAATCTTAAGTTCTAA
- a CDS encoding RagB/SusD family nutrient uptake outer membrane protein, with protein sequence MKTNKIKIAALGILAMGGLASCSDSWLDVASKTESNSGNYYKSQEDGLRSLYACYDGWQRTVSDGPSFTVYQLTETMSDECFGGTGNNDGRNTQILDRFDMNQAPSYTDMHETLWKSYYAAIFRCNEFIDKGEGITWDDENAKNTYLGEAHALRALCYFDMLRLWENIPLLEHATSDVVPQAVPDSVYSLVFRDLKYAIEHIPANAYPKKDAATNDGHVTKYGAEAILARAYLFYSGYYGKEPDQLGLTKADALAACEDIIASGEFSLVPRFRDLWPASSDDKSGDHVGLWAHENSSWAGPGNPETILSMKFNYTADYNGNNDGNRFQVMVGMRTGSLVYEGYGQGWGACTVTPSIASAYATGDTRRSASIIDASQLKDYESTYLADQREYTGYFVKKYTPLSKHETAGDGKLQHYTETVGAGDFQISQFQDWVLVRYADVLLMAAELGSPNAQSYFDQVRKRAYTEDDGTTLSGNYSQQTATKENILKERKLEFAFEGIRYWDQLRQGVEQAAREIAGSWEVKDGGEKSTVSISAENIIKKRGLIQIPITEIGLSHGLLKQNPGW encoded by the coding sequence ATGAAGACAAATAAAATAAAGATAGCCGCTTTGGGTATTTTGGCTATGGGAGGTCTGGCATCTTGCAGCGACAGTTGGCTGGATGTGGCTTCCAAGACAGAATCGAATTCCGGCAATTACTATAAGAGTCAGGAGGATGGACTTCGCTCGCTCTATGCCTGCTACGACGGTTGGCAGCGTACCGTTTCGGACGGTCCTTCGTTCACCGTCTATCAGTTGACCGAGACGATGAGTGACGAGTGTTTTGGCGGTACGGGTAACAACGATGGACGCAATACCCAGATCCTCGACCGTTTCGATATGAATCAGGCACCATCTTATACCGATATGCACGAAACCTTGTGGAAGAGCTATTATGCAGCCATCTTCCGCTGCAATGAGTTTATCGATAAGGGTGAAGGCATTACCTGGGATGATGAGAATGCAAAGAACACCTATCTGGGTGAGGCTCATGCCCTTCGTGCCCTGTGCTATTTTGATATGCTTCGCCTCTGGGAGAATATCCCGTTGCTGGAACATGCCACCAGTGATGTGGTTCCCCAGGCTGTTCCAGACTCCGTATATAGTCTGGTGTTCAGAGATTTGAAGTATGCCATTGAGCACATTCCTGCCAATGCCTATCCTAAGAAGGATGCGGCTACCAACGATGGACATGTCACCAAGTATGGTGCCGAGGCCATTCTGGCTCGCGCATACCTCTTCTATAGTGGCTATTATGGCAAGGAGCCTGATCAGTTGGGCTTGACCAAGGCGGATGCACTGGCTGCCTGCGAGGATATCATCGCCAGTGGCGAGTTCAGTCTGGTACCTCGATTCAGAGATTTGTGGCCAGCTTCTTCTGATGACAAGAGCGGTGACCACGTAGGACTTTGGGCACATGAGAACTCTTCCTGGGCTGGTCCTGGAAACCCAGAGACCATACTATCGATGAAGTTCAACTACACAGCCGACTATAATGGCAACAATGATGGAAACCGTTTCCAGGTGATGGTAGGAATGCGTACCGGTAGTCTGGTTTACGAAGGCTATGGCCAGGGTTGGGGTGCATGCACCGTTACGCCATCCATTGCTTCAGCCTATGCTACGGGTGATACCCGCCGTTCAGCCTCTATCATCGATGCTTCACAGTTGAAGGATTACGAGAGCACTTATCTTGCCGACCAGCGTGAATACACCGGATATTTCGTGAAGAAATACACCCCTTTGTCTAAGCACGAAACTGCTGGTGATGGCAAGTTGCAGCATTACACGGAAACAGTGGGTGCAGGCGATTTCCAAATCAGTCAGTTCCAGGATTGGGTACTCGTCCGTTACGCCGATGTCCTGTTGATGGCAGCAGAGTTGGGTAGTCCTAATGCCCAGTCTTACTTCGACCAGGTTCGCAAGCGTGCTTATACAGAGGATGATGGTACCACCCTGAGTGGCAACTATTCTCAGCAGACAGCCACCAAGGAGAACATCCTGAAAGAGCGCAAACTTGAGTTTGCCTTCGAGGGAATCCGCTATTGGGATCAGCTCCGTCAGGGCGTGGAGCAGGCAGCCAGGGAGATTGCCGGTTCCTGGGAAGTGAAGGATGGCGGCGAGAAATCCACCGTATCCATCAGTGCCGAGAATATCATCAAGAAACGTGGCTTGATTCAGATTCCTATCACCGAGATCGGACTTTCTCATGGTCTCCTGAAGCAGAATCCAGGTTGGTAA